From a region of the Enterobacter cancerogenus genome:
- a CDS encoding pyrroloquinoline quinone-dependent dehydrogenase: MHNNKHYPLLKVSMTTLALLVTPLTQAQDKAAEASQGTQEELNVDAADQQKQGTTKTTNEASTGKSVGQNVASASQPATPLVPSEAIWDSFHGQLNAQKYSPLKQITAENVNKLTKVWEFHTGDVSDGKGETPATVWSATPIFANQTIYIGTPFDRLIALDPGTGKEKWHYDTKSSRKALTQPVLKNRGVSYWQAKQPVAGEACQKIVYMGTVDGKLFALDADSGKPCSGFADNGVLDINQWNTENAKYPLSILQPPTVVGNHLLVGWAGKDWAYAEAPPGTVFSFNAQTGKREWSFEAIPADIRKRTGTANVWTHMSADEANGLVYLPVSSPSPNYWGGNRVDAIPLGTSTTALDINTGKVVWSRQWVHHDVWDYDINSAPTLMDITVNGKQIPALVQATKQGFLFVVNRLTGEDVWPIEERPVPQGDGSVKGEVLSPTQPFPTKPAPLLDQSKKPAIWKLADVVGAGQCSRLWDNLTYEGMYTPPTTKGEGALTYPDSAGGVQWGGVAFDPHKQIAIVNTSHIVQYVKLYSREDYDKADKSAGNESGFAPQEGAPYGLRLMVANNWLGMPCWQPPFGEIVALDMHTGDVKWRRPIGASQQYGFFMPESWGSPTIGGPAVTAGGVIFIGASMDAKVRAYSVETGEELWSDQVEAPAVANPSVYEYKGRQYVAFVAGGNTILKDQVGDQVVVYALPEYVLKLP, encoded by the coding sequence GTGCATAACAATAAACACTACCCGTTATTAAAAGTCAGCATGACAACACTCGCATTGCTGGTCACACCGCTAACACAGGCGCAGGATAAAGCCGCTGAGGCCTCACAGGGGACTCAGGAAGAGCTCAACGTCGACGCCGCCGATCAGCAAAAACAGGGAACCACCAAAACCACGAATGAGGCTTCTACCGGCAAAAGCGTGGGGCAGAATGTCGCTTCAGCCAGCCAACCGGCCACGCCGCTGGTACCTTCTGAGGCCATCTGGGATAGCTTTCACGGGCAACTCAACGCGCAGAAATACAGCCCGTTGAAACAGATCACGGCGGAGAACGTTAACAAATTAACCAAGGTGTGGGAGTTTCATACCGGTGACGTGTCGGATGGGAAAGGGGAGACGCCTGCTACCGTCTGGTCAGCGACGCCAATTTTTGCCAATCAGACCATTTACATTGGTACCCCTTTTGATCGCCTGATAGCGCTGGATCCGGGGACGGGCAAAGAGAAGTGGCATTATGACACGAAATCTTCTCGAAAAGCGCTCACTCAGCCGGTACTGAAAAACCGCGGTGTCTCTTACTGGCAGGCAAAACAACCGGTCGCCGGAGAAGCCTGTCAGAAAATCGTTTATATGGGCACCGTTGATGGCAAGCTCTTTGCGTTGGATGCCGATTCAGGCAAACCGTGCAGCGGCTTTGCGGACAATGGCGTGCTGGATATCAATCAGTGGAACACGGAGAATGCCAAATATCCGCTGTCCATTCTTCAGCCACCAACGGTGGTCGGTAATCATCTGCTTGTAGGCTGGGCCGGCAAGGACTGGGCGTATGCTGAAGCACCTCCAGGCACCGTATTTTCATTCAACGCTCAGACCGGCAAGCGGGAATGGTCTTTCGAAGCGATCCCCGCTGACATCCGCAAACGCACCGGAACGGCCAACGTCTGGACACATATGTCTGCCGACGAGGCGAACGGGCTGGTCTACCTTCCGGTCTCATCTCCATCACCTAACTACTGGGGCGGTAATCGTGTCGACGCTATTCCCCTCGGCACGTCGACCACCGCGCTGGACATCAATACAGGCAAAGTGGTCTGGTCGCGTCAATGGGTGCACCATGATGTGTGGGATTACGATATTAACTCTGCGCCAACGCTGATGGATATCACCGTCAACGGCAAACAGATCCCGGCACTGGTTCAGGCAACCAAGCAGGGCTTTTTGTTTGTGGTTAACCGTCTTACGGGGGAAGATGTATGGCCTATCGAAGAACGCCCGGTACCGCAGGGTGATGGTTCAGTGAAGGGGGAAGTTCTTTCGCCTACGCAGCCGTTCCCCACCAAACCTGCGCCGCTGCTGGACCAGTCGAAAAAACCAGCCATCTGGAAACTGGCAGATGTTGTCGGTGCCGGGCAATGTAGCCGCCTTTGGGATAACTTGACCTATGAAGGTATGTACACGCCGCCAACAACGAAAGGCGAGGGCGCACTGACCTATCCGGACAGTGCGGGTGGTGTTCAATGGGGTGGCGTGGCGTTTGACCCGCATAAACAAATTGCTATCGTTAACACCTCCCACATTGTTCAGTATGTGAAGCTGTATAGCCGCGAAGACTACGACAAAGCGGATAAAAGCGCCGGCAATGAGAGTGGTTTTGCACCACAGGAAGGGGCACCTTACGGCCTGCGCCTGATGGTCGCGAACAACTGGCTGGGCATGCCATGCTGGCAGCCACCGTTTGGTGAAATCGTGGCGCTGGATATGCATACGGGGGATGTTAAATGGCGTCGTCCGATAGGTGCATCGCAGCAGTATGGCTTCTTTATGCCGGAAAGTTGGGGTTCTCCTACCATCGGTGGCCCGGCTGTGACCGCGGGCGGCGTGATTTTCATTGGCGCCTCAATGGACGCCAAAGTGCGCGCCTACTCGGTAGAGACCGGCGAAGAGTTGTGGTCCGATCAGGTCGAGGCGCCAGCGGTTGCCAACCCGTCGGTGTATGAGTATAAGGGTCGCCAGTATGTGGCTTTCGTTGCCGGCGGCAATACCATTCTGAAGGATCAGGTTGGCGACCAGGTGGTGGTTTACGCGCTGCCTGAATATGTCCTCAAACTTCCATAG
- the hipB gene encoding type II toxin-antitoxin system antitoxin HipB, with protein sequence MKASMIYSPTQLANAMRLVRQKNNWTQSELAKKIGIKQATISNFENAPDNTTLATFFKILQSLEMSVSLHEADHAVADNPQELDW encoded by the coding sequence ATGAAAGCATCCATGATATACAGTCCGACGCAGCTGGCGAACGCCATGAGGCTGGTCCGCCAAAAAAACAACTGGACCCAGAGTGAGCTGGCAAAAAAGATAGGCATTAAGCAGGCGACGATTTCCAATTTTGAAAATGCCCCGGACAATACCACGCTGGCGACGTTTTTTAAGATACTCCAGTCGCTTGAGATGAGCGTGTCTTTGCACGAAGCAGACCATGCGGTTGCCGATAATCCACAGGAGCTGGACTGGTAA
- a CDS encoding type II toxin-antitoxin system HipA family toxin, producing the protein MPTLVTWMNNERVGELTKLPTGAHTYRYDKTWLSSPYARPLSLSLPLQTGNITSDAVFNFFDNLLPDSPVVRDRIVKRYQAKSKQPFDLLSEIGRDSVGAVTLLPPEEASLNPVMAWETLSEQKLEAILSAYKSDIPLGMIDDENDFRISVAGAQEKTALLKKGDDWCIPKGTTPTTHIIKLPIGEIRQPNATLDLRDSVDNEYFCLKFANALGFEVPKAEIINAGRVRALAVERFDRRWNADHTVLLRLPQEDMCQTFGLPSSLKYESDGGPGIAQIMSFLLGSSAALKDRHNFMKFQVFQWLLGATDGHAKNFSVFIQAGGSYRLTPFYDIISAFPVLGGAGIHISDLKLAMGLTATRGRKNAIDKIHPRHFMATAKAVKFPEDRMREIMQSFADHVPLALNEVMDSLPEGFCDKVATSITSNVLRLHARLCKEVGK; encoded by the coding sequence ATGCCGACATTAGTGACATGGATGAATAACGAACGCGTCGGTGAACTGACGAAATTGCCAACCGGCGCACATACGTACAGGTATGACAAAACGTGGCTTTCAAGCCCGTACGCCCGACCTTTGTCGTTATCTCTGCCGCTGCAAACCGGTAATATCACCTCTGATGCCGTTTTTAACTTCTTTGATAACCTCCTGCCGGATAGTCCTGTCGTCAGGGATCGCATCGTGAAGCGCTATCAGGCGAAATCTAAACAACCTTTTGATTTACTTTCAGAAATAGGTCGCGACAGCGTGGGCGCCGTGACGTTACTGCCGCCAGAAGAAGCGAGCCTTAATCCGGTCATGGCCTGGGAAACGCTCAGCGAGCAGAAGCTGGAAGCAATCCTCTCGGCCTATAAATCCGATATTCCACTGGGGATGATTGATGACGAAAATGATTTTCGCATTTCCGTCGCCGGCGCCCAGGAAAAGACGGCGTTATTAAAGAAGGGAGATGACTGGTGCATCCCGAAAGGCACGACGCCAACGACCCATATCATTAAGTTGCCGATCGGCGAAATCAGGCAGCCTAACGCTACGCTGGATTTACGCGACAGCGTCGATAACGAATATTTCTGCCTCAAGTTCGCAAACGCACTGGGTTTTGAGGTGCCGAAAGCGGAAATCATCAACGCGGGCAGGGTGCGCGCGCTTGCCGTGGAACGCTTCGACAGGCGCTGGAATGCAGACCACACCGTGTTACTGCGGCTGCCTCAGGAAGATATGTGTCAGACATTCGGACTGCCTTCCTCGTTAAAGTACGAATCCGACGGTGGCCCCGGCATTGCGCAAATCATGTCATTTTTACTCGGCTCTAGCGCTGCACTGAAAGATCGCCACAACTTTATGAAGTTCCAGGTGTTTCAGTGGCTGTTGGGCGCAACCGACGGCCATGCTAAAAATTTCTCGGTATTTATACAGGCGGGCGGAAGTTATCGGCTGACGCCATTTTATGACATCATCTCGGCATTCCCGGTACTCGGTGGCGCCGGTATTCACATCAGCGATTTGAAACTGGCAATGGGCCTGACGGCAACCAGGGGCCGAAAAAATGCCATCGATAAAATTCATCCGCGCCATTTTATGGCAACTGCAAAAGCGGTGAAGTTCCCGGAGGATCGGATGAGAGAGATTATGCAGTCGTTCGCAGATCACGTCCCGCTGGCGCTTAATGAGGTTATGGATTCGCTGCCGGAAGGTTTTTGCGACAAGGTGGCGACGTCGATAACGTCCAACGTACTCCGGTTGCATGCGCGGTTATGTAAAGAGGTTGGAAAATGA
- the tam gene encoding trans-aconitate 2-methyltransferase: protein MADWNPSLYLQYGEERTRPAAELLARVQLDDAASIVDLGCGPGNSTALLRQRWPDADITGVDNSPAMLEEARAALPGCRFVEADIRQYKPQEPLSLIYANASLQWIPNHYDLLPHLVSLLRLNGVLAIQMPDNWLEPTHVAMRDVASEQGYPNRGREPLPGVHAYYDILTEAGCEVDIWRTTYFHKMGSHQAIIDWVSATGLRPWLQDLNESEQKNYLKRYHQLLEAQYPLQENGQILLAFPRLFIVAKRVP from the coding sequence ATGGCCGACTGGAATCCCTCTCTTTACCTGCAATATGGTGAAGAACGCACACGACCCGCCGCAGAACTGCTCGCTCGCGTTCAGCTTGATGATGCCGCCTCGATTGTCGATTTGGGTTGCGGCCCCGGAAACAGTACCGCGTTGCTTCGCCAGCGCTGGCCTGATGCCGACATTACCGGGGTGGATAATTCTCCGGCGATGCTGGAGGAAGCACGAGCTGCCCTGCCCGGCTGCCGCTTCGTAGAGGCGGATATCCGCCAGTACAAGCCGCAGGAACCGCTTAGCCTGATTTACGCCAACGCCTCGCTGCAGTGGATACCCAATCATTACGATCTGCTGCCGCATCTGGTTTCCCTGCTGCGCTTAAACGGTGTGCTGGCGATCCAGATGCCGGATAACTGGCTCGAACCAACCCACGTCGCCATGCGTGACGTGGCCAGCGAACAAGGCTACCCGAACCGTGGTCGGGAACCGCTGCCGGGCGTTCACGCCTATTACGATATTCTGACGGAGGCAGGCTGCGAGGTGGATATCTGGCGGACCACCTATTTCCACAAAATGGGTTCACATCAGGCGATTATTGACTGGGTCAGTGCGACGGGTTTACGCCCGTGGTTGCAGGATCTCAACGAGAGTGAGCAGAAAAACTACCTCAAACGCTACCATCAGCTGCTGGAAGCGCAGTATCCGCTCCAGGAAAACGGGCAGATACTGCTGGCCTTTCCACGACTGTTTATTGTCGCCAAACGCGTACCCTGA
- a CDS encoding DeoR/GlpR family DNA-binding transcription regulator: MLTSQRKQFILDILHADGQVQSKALSLHFGVSEDTIRRDLRELAAEGRLQRVHGGALPASSATAPFAERQTLKVDAKKNVARCGAQLISPGQVVIIDGGTTTSELITFLPQDLNITVVTHSPGIALGLINHPFIEVILIGGRLYKHSIVTVGAAAVEGIEKIQADLFFMGVTGIHPEAGLTTGDYEEASIKRAFSGRAAETVVLASPEKINAASSFVIGGLSLANTIVVEANTDRAWINAIEEKGVSVVKAA, translated from the coding sequence ATGCTGACCAGCCAGCGAAAGCAATTTATTCTCGACATACTCCACGCCGACGGACAGGTGCAATCGAAGGCGTTAAGCCTTCATTTTGGCGTTTCGGAGGATACCATCCGCCGCGATTTACGTGAGCTTGCGGCAGAAGGGCGTTTACAGCGCGTTCACGGCGGGGCGCTGCCGGCATCATCCGCGACGGCACCTTTTGCCGAACGCCAGACTTTAAAGGTGGATGCCAAAAAAAACGTAGCCCGCTGTGGCGCGCAGCTGATTTCGCCAGGTCAGGTTGTGATTATCGACGGAGGAACCACGACGTCCGAGCTGATTACCTTTCTGCCGCAGGATTTGAACATTACCGTTGTGACGCACAGCCCGGGCATTGCGCTGGGCCTTATCAATCATCCTTTCATCGAGGTGATTTTGATTGGAGGTCGGCTCTACAAACACTCCATTGTGACGGTCGGCGCGGCGGCAGTGGAGGGCATTGAAAAGATCCAGGCCGACCTGTTCTTTATGGGCGTCACGGGCATCCATCCGGAAGCCGGGCTGACAACCGGTGATTATGAAGAAGCCTCTATCAAACGCGCTTTCTCAGGCAGAGCTGCAGAGACGGTCGTGCTCGCTTCGCCGGAAAAAATCAACGCGGCATCATCTTTTGTTATCGGCGGCCTGTCGCTCGCCAATACGATTGTGGTTGAAGCGAATACCGATCGCGCGTGGATAAATGCCATCGAAGAAAAGGGCGTTTCAGTCGTTAAGGCCGCGTAA
- a CDS encoding NUDIX domain-containing protein produces MPLQRADIRIIADEILSNNWYSLKKYTFDRQRHDGEWQRQTREVYDRGNGATILLYNRDKKTVILTRQFRFPVFINGHAGDLIEAAAGLLDNLDPESRIKAEAEEETGFRVSRVEKVFEAYMSPGSVTEKLYFFLAEYHPQDRASAGGGIKAEGEDIEVLELTLDEALKGIEKGLIVDGKTIMLLYHVALKGIL; encoded by the coding sequence ATGCCCTTACAACGTGCAGATATACGCATTATCGCGGACGAAATATTGTCCAATAACTGGTACAGCCTGAAAAAATACACATTCGACCGCCAGCGCCACGACGGGGAGTGGCAGCGTCAGACTCGTGAGGTCTACGACCGGGGAAACGGGGCGACGATTTTGCTCTACAACCGCGACAAAAAGACGGTCATTTTGACGCGCCAGTTCCGATTTCCGGTATTTATCAATGGTCATGCGGGCGATCTCATTGAGGCCGCTGCCGGGCTTCTCGATAATCTGGATCCTGAAAGCCGTATTAAGGCGGAAGCCGAGGAAGAGACCGGTTTTCGGGTATCGCGCGTGGAAAAAGTGTTCGAGGCCTACATGAGCCCTGGCTCGGTCACGGAAAAACTCTATTTCTTCCTCGCGGAATATCACCCCCAGGATCGGGCCAGCGCCGGTGGCGGGATCAAGGCTGAAGGCGAAGATATCGAGGTGCTGGAGCTTACGCTCGACGAGGCGTTAAAGGGCATTGAAAAGGGTCTGATCGTCGACGGTAAAACCATCATGCTGCTGTATCACGTTGCGCTGAAAGGCATTTTATAG